One Microcebus murinus isolate Inina chromosome 7, M.murinus_Inina_mat1.0, whole genome shotgun sequence genomic region harbors:
- the LOC142871941 gene encoding large ribosomal subunit protein eL21 has product MTNTKGKRRGTRYMFSRPFRKHGVVPLATYMRIYKKGDIVDIKGMGTVQKGMPHKCYHGKTGRVYNVTQHAVGIVVNKQVKGKILAKRINVRIEHIKHSKSRDSFLKRVKENDQKKKEAKEKGTWVQLKRQPAPPREAHFVRTNGKEPELLEPIPYEFMA; this is encoded by the coding sequence ATGAcgaacacaaagggaaagaggagaggcacccgatacatgttctctaggccttttagaaaacatggagttgttcctttggccacatacatgcgaatctacaagaaaggtgatattgtagacatcaagggaatgggtactgttcaaaaaggcatgccccacaaatgttaccatggcaaaactggaagagtCTACAACGTTACACAGCATGCTGTTGGAATTGttgtaaataaacaagttaagGGCAAGATTCTTGCCAAGAGGATTAATGTACGTATCGAGCACATTAAGCACTCTAAGAGCCGAGATAGCTTCCTGAAGcgtgtgaaggaaaatgatcagaaaaagaaggaagccaaagagaaaggtacctgggttcaactgaagcgacagcctgctccacccagagaaGCACACTTTGTGAGAACCAATGGAAAGGAGCCCGAGCTGCTGGAACCTATTCCTTATGAATTCATGGCATAA